The genomic stretch GGAAGAAGTACTGTGGAAGTATTAATGTATACAATTAGTCCTCAAGTCATTAGGTAATGGGCAATACTCATAaagcaataggtcttggtatagacgggtggggcgaacagacgggtaaaaacctctaataaaatgggtaggggggacaaggtagAGCAcacccatgtgcttcccactttatggcaaatggatattttgtgagggaaaatggtatccgtctatacgtatagacggatagtgtccgtctataatgagaatttgtgcccaTAAAGATGCCAACAAATGTAGGCACAAATTACAAAGTATGTTCATAAAAAGCAAGAAAGGTATAATACCCGCATGAGTTGCTGAACAAAAAGGGTGACATTCCCAGCAAAACCCATTTTAGTGTACCTGCAGTCATTGATGAAGAGGAGTGCATAAATTTGCAGAACTATAACCTCACTATCGTTGAAGCATTTCTAAGTATTTAAGCAGTCCAAACCAAAACAGCCCGAAATTGAAATGCTAATCTTTAATATGCCAGTAATTTAAGCCTCGTAGGCAAtgaagcatttcatcaaataacCTGCAAATATAGCTAAAAACCTAAAAATCTAACACACTGCCCCATGAATCCTACTCAATGCTACATTCCATTGGCATAACTCGCATTGAACATTCCAGTCTATTAAAACTCAAAACCTCATTTTCTATTGGAGCATATCATATTAGCCAGCATATCAGAAATTGATTCAAATATCAATCTCCTTTATGAACATTAGATGCAGTTTAACAATCGAAATCACCATATTAGAAATTGATGGAATGCCAAGTGATGCCATTTAACAACTTCCAATTGTACTTTAACAAACCAAAAACCCATTTTAATAATTCATAATCTCTAATACAAGCAAAACCAAAAAACAAATTGAACTTCCTAATTCATAACAAAAGGTCCATATCAGAAATTTGTTACAGACTACAATCTGCTAGCTCATAAACTTGTCATTTGCAGCTTACTAATGTGGTTGGGATGTTGACCCACAAGGAGGTTGACTTTCAGTTTGGCTCGAAATGGCTTCATCATGGGTTCTGGTTGTTCTTTTTTTGTATTGAGCTCTAGTTTTATTTGCATTGACCCATGAATCCGTAGTAGGTGGTCTGCCACCTTTGTTCCTTTGCTTGGGTGCCGTTGGAGGGTTCTTACAAGTCTTCTTGTTATGCCCTAGACCACCACATCTTCCACACTTGTTAGACTTTTTGGTTCTCTTCACTTGAGTGGACTcatctgcttcttttcttctttttttcttagAAGGTCTCCCTGGCATCCTTCTTAAGGCAGGTGGTAGTGGTTCAGGTAGGCCTGCTTCTTCCCATTGAGAAACACCGGGCATAGGTTTGATTACAGGTCTATATGCCATTAGATACTTCTCCCTAGAATATGCTTCATTTACAAAATCTTCAGGGATTAGTCTTTGATCCAGAATACATGCCATGGCATGGACGCATGGTATACCAGTTAACTGCCAATGAAAGCAAATGCATTTTTGTTCCACCAAATTGACAGTAAAAGTCTCTCCTTTATAGTCAACCTCAAAATTCGTGGACATACTTGGGTGGACTTTGGCGGTCCTTGATTCAATAATCAATCTTTTGAAGCATTTCTGAATGTATGGCATATATCGTCCCTCATACTTATCTACTCCTTCTCTTTTTTCAAAGTTCCTCTTCATAATATATCTACGCATCAATTCCATGTGTGTAAGAATAGGCTTGTCTCTTGCATCTTTCAAGACAGAATTGAATGTCTCACAAAGATTATTGAGAATCATGCTACTCTTACAATTGGTTGAGAAGGCATGTCTGCTCCAATGCCTTGGTGGTGTTTTGCTGACATAGTTGTAAGCTCCATCTGAAAGTTTTTTTATTTCTTCCAATTCTGCCTTGAACTCAACCTATTCAGTGTAATGACAATAGCAGCAGTCGTTTTAGTAGCAGGTCAGTTTGCAGGTATCTAATATCATTGTACTTACAGTAGTACAAGCAGTTTAATTACGGGTAGTATCTAATGACAGCTGCAGGTTAATGAATTATTTACCTCTGTTGTTGCCCAAGCAGCCCTCCAAAAGCTATCTTTGAAGGCTTGACCATGCAATTGTAACTTGAAGTTGGCCCATATGCGCCTAACACAAAACCTGATCTCAGCTCTAGGCACAACCACATTCAGTGCATCGATCAATCCCTAACATACAAATAAATATTGGTTAACAAGAGCATTATATTATAGTCATACTTAGGAATTAAATTAAGTATGATATAATGTTAATACCTTTTGCCTATCAGACATAAAAGTTAAGCCATCGCCTTCATCCGAGCCAATATCTCTATTTAACAAATCCAAAAACCACTCCCAGGTCTCAGCATTTTCCACCTCTACAACACCCCACGCAACTGGAAAGATATTGTTATTTCCATCCATTGACACAGCAGCCAAACACATTCCAGGGTACATCCCCTTCAAATGACAGCCATCAACACCAAGGAGGGGCCTACACCCTTTCAGAAACCCTTCTTTGCAAGCTGCCATACATATGTACATTCTTTGGAAAATTGGAGGGGGTCTGTCAATCCTATCAACCTTAACATAAGCCGAGGACCCTAGATTATACTTCCTAATTGAAAATACATAGTCCCATACCCTTTTATATTGGTCATCTGAATTACCTTCTATCATCATTTTTGCCCTTGCTCTAGCCACCCAACACTTGTGATATCCTACATCAACTCCATAATCCAACTTTACTCTAGTTTGAAGTCCCTTTAAAGACCAATGTGGATCTCCCCTCCACACCTCTAGGTACTTTTGAGCCATCCACTCTGATGTAACCATTCCATTTTTTGTTGTGTATACACAGATATGATCCAAGTACAATGTTTTAATCTGAAATGTGGTTGTGTCACCTTTTAATTTCGCGGCATACAACCTAAACCTACACTTTCTTTTAGCACCACAAGTACATTTAGGCAACCTAGACCTTTTAGCATTCCAAGGACATTCACATCTATGTCTACAGTAAACTGTTACTCTAGTACTGTCATTGTGTTCGAAATATGGTTCATAACCATTCTCAATAGCATGTTGCCTAACTACTTTCCTATAAACCTCAACACAAGGAAATTTTAATCCTTTCTTAAGAATAATTGGTCTCCCAAAGTCAACAGCAGGATCAAATGTATCATATGACTTAGCTTCATCATCCCCTGAACCTGCCACACTAATGTCCTCATCAGAATTCACATCAAGTTCCTCACCAACCCTTACATCTAAGTCATCAACATCAATCAACTTTGTCTTCCCTTTGCCTGTTACCCTTCTACAAGACTGATTAATATTGTTGTTAACCACATCGATTAGGTTATCATGAGATCCATCACCAAacagctcctcctcctccactaAGTCACCCTCAACTTCAGTCTCCTCTATATCCAAATGGCTAAATTGACTATCTTCACTCCAGTAATCCTCATCATCCACCTCCTCAGCATAAAAACTTTGCTCCTCTCCATCAACTCTCACTTGATCATAACCAGTTTGTTGTCCTTCATTAGGACTCTCTTGAGCATAACCAGTTTGTTCCCCATCACCCCCATCCTGATCAAATAGTGTTGACAATTTCCTCCTTACTTGTAACTTATCCACTCTTCTCACAGTCAGAGGTGATACAATAGGTGCATTAGGGCTTTCTCTTGCTAATCTCGGGCTTCTCCTAACTGACCATGTAATTCTCCAGCTATCATCTTGCCTAGGTATCATCTATTATATCTCAATTAATAAATTAGGGTCACAAGATTTCAGTGATTTAACATAAACAACCAAACATATAAACACAAAACAAACTGCCCAAGGATAGGGGTAAGGCTCATAATTGTATCAGACCAGCTGGATAATAAATGAGCATCCAACTTCTATGTTCTGAACTCTGAAGGTAAGACAGATTAAATAGTGAAATAACCAATTACTCTTCTTTAAGACGTGTATATTCGTCTTAAGAGTAAAACGGATCAAATAGTACACCACTTGTctagctatttgacccgtcttaaacttaagacgagTCGACCCGTCTTAACTCTTAAGTATATGCTGAAATAACATGCTGTCGAAAGAGAATTGAAGTACATCCTGTGAGAATAAAGTCGAACTACTAtccaaaatcaccaaagcatatAAAGCACAACAATGACAAGTAACTGTACAACAAGAGTGACGTATGGAAAGGAGATAGATGAAAAGACCAAAAGACCAAAGCATCCTATAAAAAACAAagattatgtaattaatactgagtagggaaaccctacctggaaagcaaacaccacagacggtcttagcAGCTAATCAGCATCTCTCCTccacgaaacctcctcctataacatacatacatacaattactaccacaaccatacaaatcacccaaaactcccaatattacccaattagggtttaaccaaccttaATGAaacattataaaagttatataaaaagcttaccctcgacacaacgatcacaacggcgtaaagaacgagatgatctgacactcctagccttggggatttgttaacaatgcgaagaacacaacttacgtaacttcttttcttctcaaaacggtttttagaatgataaaagagCTTAAGGAAAAGTGACGAAtcctttttatattaatctcgcattattaacaaaacccatcaaactcaacccgtaaaacacacttactcgatcgtgtggcccttactcgattgagtccccaacttactcgattgagtaccctacaggcagactactgttttgctcaaaaagctacttacttgacagagtaagccccactcgatagagtacccaaagacacataaaaccgtagtattacagtcttccctccttaaaaagaacttcgtccccgaagttcaacccataaaccaaaacaaaacacactaacacCACTCTGACGCAACAACAtgaccaaaactcaaaacaaaaactcaaaacacacctcccaaaacaacactcaacccgactcaaaataacAACTAGCTGTactaaaccaacataaaacatgcaaaaactctatgcgaccatctcctacccccctaaaagaaacatggttacgtccccgtaaccacacatacctgatcaaaaagagacggataccgctctctcatagcctcctccgcctcccaagtagcctcttcaacctcatggttagaccaaagaatcttaagcaacaccgtttccccaTGCCTAGTTTTCCTAAcgttgcgatcaagaatctgtttcggcacctcaagataagacaatgactcatccaactcgatgttctctacatctaacacatgtgaaggatcgctcacatacttccgcagcgagacacatgaaacacattatgcactctatccaaagcagctggtaaagctaaccaGTAAGAAACCTCACCCAcatgatccaaaatctcatatggtcctataaacttctgactcagctttccttttTTCCcgaatctcatgaccccacgcataagaGGCACTTTCAGAAgcaccttgtccccaacctgaaactctatatctcgcCGATGTAAATCtgtataactcttttgtcgatcctgggccgctttcatcttctgTCTGATCAacttaacctgttcaaccatctcatgtaccttctctggtcctaaaaccgcTGCCTTAactctatcatcccaacaaatcgatctcctacatctcctcctatATAAAGCCTTAAACGGTGCCAtgcctatactggtgtgatagctgttgttataagaaaactcaattaggtccaatctctgttcccagctaccaccaaaatccataacacaagctcgcagcttgtcctctaaagtcttgatggtcctctctgtctggccatctgtcgcaggatgaaatgcagtactcatctttaaggtagttctcatcaactcctgcaactctttccaaaaccgtgatatgaacctcgcatctctatcggacactatatccttaggcactccattcaaacgaaccacatgcttcctataagccaaagctaactgtgccttggtccaattatctttcatcggcacaaagtgagctgacttggtcaaacgatccactataacccatatcatgttattaccctgttggcTCCTCGTCAAACCcatgataaaatccatagaaatggagtcccacttccactcaggtacctcaagagactgaatcttaccttgtggttgtCGCTGCTCCCATTTCACTCTCttacatgtcaaacaacgggccatgaactcagctgtttccttcttcatcccaggccaccagaaagtcttcttcaaatccttatataaCTTATCACCGCCTGggtgtaccgagtatggtgtgcaatgagcctttgtcatgatcatctttttcaactccttatcactagAAACACACCATTTCTCAtcgaatctcacactgccatctgtatgaatagagaatcttgATATcgcccctttctctactccagctctccactcctcaatcttaggatccaaggCCTGTTTCCTgcaaatatcatcataaaggtctggctccactgtcaaatcccctaTAACATCCCctctctgtatcatatgtatccccatcttcccaacctcatctctcaacctcatcaaggacatagctgcgcaaagagaatgcacactcttcctgctcaaggcatctgaaaccacattagctttcccttcatggtatataatatccatatcataatccccaatcagcttcatccacctcctccgtctcatgttcaactccttttgagtgaagatgtacttgaggctcttgtgatctgaaaacaccttaaaggtcgccctataaatatagtgcctccaaatcttgagagcaaacacaaccgcacccaactctagatcatgcgtcgaataattctcctcataaggcttcagctgcctagaagcataggcaatcactttcccgctctgcatcaacacacaacctaacCCATTCCTTAAAGCAtttgtatacacctcaaagttctcactcccttcaggtaatgctaagattggagctgtggtcaaacgatgctttaatgtttggaacgccgtctcacaactttcatccaaACGAAACTtgttttctttcctcatcaaagctgtcatcggTCTGACTATCTTGGAAAAATCCTTCACGAACCAACGATAGTACcttgccaaacccaagaaactcctgatctctgccacattcttcggtacTTCCCACCGAGTAAATGCTTCTATCTTTCCAGGATCCACaactacacccttctttgaaatcataTGACTcagaaaagcaacctcctctagccagaactcacacttaaacAACTTCGCATACATCTGATTATCTCGCAAAGTTTgtaacactatcctcaaatgttcctcatgctcctccttagtcttataatagactaagatatcatcgataaagaccaccatAAACCGTTCCAGGAACTGACTAAAGACTcggttcatcaagtccataaacactgcaggtgcattagacaacccaaacggcatcacaacatactcatagtgaccatacctcgatgtaaaagctgtcttcggtatgtcctcctcccgaatcttcatctgatgataacccgacctcaaatcgatcttagaaaagaccgttgcgcCATTCAACTGaacaaacagatcatctatcctcggcaaaggatacttgtttttCACTataactctgttcagctccctataatcgatacataacctcaaactcccatctttctttttcacaaataaCACCGGTGCTcaccacggtgatacactaggtctaatgtatcccttctcaatcaaatcatccagctgtttcttcagctcctctaaTTCCTTAAGACCCATATGATacagtgccttagagattggccccgtccccggtttcaactcaacactgaaatctatctccctcttcggtggcaaacccggtatctcatctggaaagacatctggaaactctccaaCCACTGGTATAtactcaactgtcggactctgcATACGATGGTCCCtaacatggcataagatcaacggacaccccttccttagaaaagacttcaaggtcactcctggaatcaacttaactttgggtttgacaagaAACCCACGATaggacacactaatccccttaggacctctcaaagaaaccctcttttgatgacaatctatcttagtcttgtactttcccaaccagtccataccaactatcatctcaaaaccctccaaaggaaactcAAACAAGTCCACAGGTAGGTCAAactacccaactatcatagacacacctctatacaacgggcccacaagatacagactcacccgacggtataaaaacttcctcttttatagACTCATACTCACTTAAACCCAAAaccttagcatgactcgatgataaaAACAATTTTGATGCaaccgaatcaaacaaaacaaaggtaaagactccattaacaagaaaagtaccggtgataacgtgtgcatcatcctctgctactttcttctccatcatgaacagcttaccactggtcttctgcccacctccctggacagtactagctgaggtagacggctttgcagccgacccctggttgttgttgttcgtcacCGGTTTAttatatgaattaccgccattgcggttagccccaccattgttgttactctgaccaccccggttattccacgacccagccggcctgttactagcataactctgcgaCGGACCCTGAGAGAAGCTCCCCTGTGACGGTCTGTGAAAACCCCACTCACTAcactggtacactcatgcctcttgtggcccatgccgccacagttaaaacaagaCAAACACCAACTGCTgctaccaccaccacggccacgcccgtaagaagctccagcactaaaccccgaacctgaagagtaagctctcacctggttattgttgggattcattaatctcgtaagttaacatattcatagtatgatgatttaatttagtcataaaattaaaatggatcttatgcatgcaaaactaatACAAAGTATAAGAATaaaaaaatcaattcttacattgatgatttcggataaatgggcactagtaatttcaccttcttactagatcttgagctttccaaaatggaagaataagattcaagtttagaatctctcctaaggaattatacccaaggaatacccttaattattttaattaatatatgactAGTACtaattaaaacaagcttaaagTTGACACAAAAATGGTGATTTTGtactctcttatttcggttaagagaggagGAAATTATGACTTTCTGTAAAAATTTCACAAATGTAGGGAGTAattattttctaacactagaaaaaataATACATAGAGGTAGTGAATAATTATAAGAAAAACTCAGGCCATTTTTTTATGCTTAAAACcggtttggggggggggggggggagtaattgaggccaatgcatgcacaaattgctcttctcaaaagcaatagggttgcatggctacatgtagagtataatcattgtgtttcccttattaaaataatcaacacaatttaaactctaatactccctccaattttcggcataCACATAAAATgtaaggtccattttattttgtcatttgtcaattttgtcatgtgtcacatgttacatgacatgttacactatagtatatttttaacatattaaaaatcaacatattaataaaatatgtcacatacaaaatttaattagtaattcttgattacttgtaccaaagtggtttatcgaattataaattacaactacttgtatttataataaatgattcaacttgtttcaattgtttcgtaaacaataatttaatctaagtaataaaacaattcgattacttagaccgtatctaatttaatcgaattacaatgagatacgttaattatactcacaaaatcatccgtcaattttaagcaatttaattaactcgtatcggcatacaattaattaaataatcaattaagagtattaccctataggtatgacctcagggtatcaactgatcaccaccgtcgcacgacagtaatgtcaaactctagtcagccaatcattaccgatatgtgtggaccagttgactgtaaaatattacttttcctcatgcattcttaaatatgagatttaaacatgtgatcatcatgatcaacaattgtgatcgcattattgtcggggaaacttactccaacaatctcccacttgtcctcgacaagtgtgcgtcaccaattctcttgtcctattactatctcccactcaatgcaaggtgtctttcgggtcgtacttgcaagtgatcatatcgagagtggtttcctcgatctggagaataactgattgaccggaattatctaccatagatacgttccgagcgtggccacgcatttccagttcattactcctcgagtggccctgagatattgttttaaccctgacaaaggggtggacaattcctatcgcactattcccttcgactagccacaactcatcataacccaaaataagccttttaaccccatttacgaaggtcgtaggaacataaatgaaagttactctgaaattgtgccaccttgggcgaatagtctttagtcaaaagaatcgactcattagaatactatagtagctcttgccactaccaggctatataaatttgctagaactctataagcggtcattaggcccgacaaagtgttcctaacagtctgcctatgtgatcgactagtcatctcatatgactctatggcacttgaacttgccatcaatcgcatcacactctagtcacttcgagacatcacctcatacaagtgactataggcgaataccatgttaatccgggttcactttaacggggttcaatattgtctctataacccgtttggatgtaacaaagtacaagatgagttaatgataactcaaacgataaatgtagaCATTTCTtttgagtagtcaataccatattattaCTATATGTCTTACAAGTGTGTTAACACTTGTTgatgcaataaaagtttagcaCACCATGTGTTCACGTGCTCAACCTTTCGAATTGTGATTTCCCTTattttcatgttatctctcatagcatgaactctaccAAGCACATGCATGTCTAGTCTTTAAACTAGACCTTGGGTCTTTAAACTTG from Silene latifolia isolate original U9 population chromosome 5, ASM4854445v1, whole genome shotgun sequence encodes the following:
- the LOC141656176 gene encoding uncharacterized protein LOC141656176 → MIPRQDDSWRITWSVRRSPRLARESPNAPIVSPLTVRRVDKLQVRRKLSTLFDQDGGDGEQTGYAQESPNEGQQTGYDQVRVDGEEQSFYAEEVDDEDYWSEDSQFSHLDIEETEVEGDLVEEEELFGDGSHDNLIDVVNNNINQSCRRVTGKGKTKLIDVDDLDVRVGEELDVNSDEDISVAGSGDDEAKSYDTFDPAVDFGRPIILKKGLKFPCVEVYRKVVRQHAIENGYEPYFEHNDSTRVTVYCRHRCECPWNAKRSRLPKCTCGAKRKCRFRLYAAKLKGDTTTFQIKTLYLDHICVYTTKNGMVTSEWMAQKYLEVWRGDPHWSLKGLQTRVKLDYGVDVGYHKCWVARARAKMMIEGNSDDQYKRVWDYVFSIRKYNLGSSAYVKVDRIDRPPPIFQRMYICMAACKEGFLKGCRPLLGVDGCHLKGMYPGMCLAAVSMDGNNNIFPVAWGVVEVENAETWEWFLDLLNRDIGSDEGDGLTFMSDRQKGLIDALNVVVPRAEIRFCVRRIWANFKLQLHGQAFKDSFWRAAWATTEVEFKAELEEIKKLSDGAYNYVSKTPPRHWSRHAFSTNCKSSMILNNLCETFNSVLKDARDKPILTHMELMRRYIMKRNFEKREGVDKYEGRYMPYIQKCFKRLIIESRTAKVHPSMSTNFEVDYKGETFTVNLVEQKCICFHWQLTGIPCVHAMACILDQRLIPEDFVNEAYSREKYLMAYRPVIKPMPGVSQWEEAGLPEPLPPALRRMPGRPSKKKRRKEADESTQVKRTKKSNKCGRCGGLGHNKKTCKNPPTAPKQRNKGGRPPTTDSWVNANKTRAQYKKRTTRTHDEAISSQTESQPPCGSTSQPH